Within Paenibacillus sabinae T27, the genomic segment AAGAAAGCCGGCGATCAGCTTAACATCACCATCCCGGCCTATACCACCTGCGGGCTGAAGAAATAACCTTAACCGAATAAAACAAACAGGCTTGTACCTACGGCTGATTCGCCGTTGTACAAGCCTGTTTCATTATATTATGATTTCATACTCAGCCTAGGGCTTCTCTTCGCTTAGGCGTTGGCTGCTGCTTCTTTCTCTTCCAGCTTCTTGATAGCTGTTTCTTCGTCTTCTACCACACCGAACTCGATCAGCAGTTGTTCCAGTTCGTCCATTTCGATCGGAGTTGGGATGGTCAGCATTTCGTTGTGCAGGATTTTGTCAGCCAGTTGTTTGTATTCGTTGGCTTGGTTGTGCTCAGGGTTGTATTGAGTAACTGTCATTCTTCTCAGCTCGGCATGTTGTACGACGTTGTCGCGAGGTACGAAGTGGATCATTTGCGTGTTCAGACGACGCGCAAGTTCCATGATCAGCTCGTCTTCACGGTCGGTGTTACGGGAGTTACAGATCAGGCCGCCCAGACGAACGCCGCCGCTTTGCGCATATTTCAGGATACCGCGTGCGATGTTGTTGGCAGCGTACATAGCCATCATTTCACCGGAGCAGACGATGTAAATCTCTTGTGCTTTGTTCTCGCGGATAGGCATTGCGAAACCGCCGCATACAACGTCACCGAGTACGTCATAGGAGATGAAGTCCATACCGTCGTAAGCGCCTTGCTCTTCCAGGAAGTTGATGGAAGTGATGATACCGCGGCCTGCGCAGCCCACGCCTGGTTCCGGACCGCCGGACTCAACGCAGAGGATGTCGCCAAAGCCGGTTGATACTACGTCTTCGAGTTCGAGATCTTCAACCGAACCCATTTCAGCAGCGAGGTGAAGTACAGTTTGTTGAGCTTTCGTGTTCAGGATCAGACGAGTGGAGTCGGCTTTAGGGTCACAGCCTACGATCATGATTTTTTGACCGAAAGTCGTTGCCAGCTGAGCCAGCGTGTTCTGGGAAGTTGTAGATTTACCGATACCGCCTTTACCATAGAACGCGATTTGTCTTGGTTTCTTACTCATGAATAATCATCCTCCAATATATTAGAATACTTAAACTGTTTTATTGATACCAATTTCTGAAGCCGCCGTCGTCGTCAAATCCCTAAATCCTTGTAGAACTCGACGCTCTCCAGCAGCAGCTCTTCAATGCCGCCTTTACCGGAAAGTGCCACAATCCCTTTTTGCAAAAGCTTGCGCCTCGGCGAATCGCCGATTCCCGAGCACAATAGCACTTGGCAATCCCCGAGCATAGCCGCCGTATGGTCAAAAATCTTCTTTTTGTCATCCGGACTGCTGCACTCGATCCTTCCGGTGCAATACGCTTCAACCTGGCGCACTTCCAATTGCTTCGTCTCTTGTCCAAAGACGTCATAGATCCAAAACTCGCTCGCGTGACCAAAGTGCACATTAACTTTTCCGCCGCCCCGTGTTGCAACAGCTATTCGGATCGCCGCAGGTTCGGATGCCGGAAGCTCAGCCGTTTTAGGCGTCTGCCCTTCGTCCGCCTGCTGCTTCTTAGCCGTTTGACGGCTCGATTCATCGGCGGCGTCAATTGTTTCCACTGAAACGCCTCCTTTAGAAAGGTTAATGACAAGCATTGCAGAAGTCCCGTGTAATATTACATAACATTTTGCGAGAGTTGGTTTAACTCGTTAGAGCCATATTAGACTTTGAAGACAAAAGCTGTCAATGACGCTAAAGCGCATACATTGCTCTTTGACAAATCGTTCAAACACTGCGTCATATTAACTCACATAAAGCTGCGATGATGCGCTTTCATTTCTCTAATTAATCGCTTACATTGTTAAAAAGAAAAGCGCAAAGGCTGCGCTTATCGAATGATTTCTCTTCCATTCAACAGAACATTTCCGAAATAATTCAACAATTCCGCCGTCCCCCGGTAGCCGACACTAACCTGAAATGACGAACCAAAGCGGTTAAACACGGGAAAGCCGAAGGGGATAAAAGGAATACCCCATTCTTCCGCCATCGATTCGCTGTACGAACTTCCGACCCATAAATCGGCAGCCTGCACCGGTTCTTGTTCCAATATCCGCCGGTCGTGGATTTGCGCGGACAATGGCGAAGAAAACACCGGCTCAAACGACTTAACACCGACTTCCGAAAGCCACTGGGACAGCGAGCGCAAATGGTCGGCCTCTAGCGCCGCGACTATTCTCTTGCCTCTAAACGTTGAGCAGGTATCCAGCATACAATCCAGCAGGAACTGCCGCTGCCAGCGGTATTTAACCTGAACCTCGTTTCCGCTCAGCTCCAGCAGGAATTGAAAAAATTCATCCGTCTCCTGCAGACCGGTTATTCCTTGGAATACACGATAAGGGATGTTAAGCTCTTTGCGGAGCAGCTTGGCGCTGGGCTCCATGCATCGTCCAACCGCTACGGTGAAGCCGGAACCGAGCATTTCCTTCAGATAGTCCAAGGGAACACCACCCCGGGATAATGAGGTATGGCCTGTCAGCAGATGGCCCGTCAGCGAGGAGGACAGGTCGGGAAGTACGATCACCTCCATGCCGAACGAGGCGATGATTTCTTTTAATTCCATCACGTCTCCCGGTGTCAGGTGAGGACCAGGCAGGAGATTGATCCGGTTACGGTGTTTTTTGGGCAGTGCTTTGGGACGGGAACGGAGGATTTCTTCGATCACGGATTGGACAACCTGAGCGTAGCCCGATTCCATCGAGCCCTCACCATCCGGCAGCGACAAGGTCAACAGCAGCTTGTCTTCAAAAGCCTGCAAGTTTTCATCCAAATAACGCTTCGTTATTTCCTCCAAGTCCTCTCTGGCCGCAACCGTTAACGAAGTACCGATAATCGCAATCACATCCGGGTTATCCCCTGCGATCGCATGCTGAAGCGCTTCACAGACCGCATTGTTACCGCCCAGGATGACATCGGCATCCTGAATCGATATATTTTGTATGGACACCGGTTCCCTGAAGTGGCGTGACATAACGGTCCGGATGGCTTCAGCACATCCCGAGCCCCCGTGCAGAAGTGGCAGGGAGCGGTAAATCCCCTGAAGGGCAAGCACGCCGCCGATCGTCTGGTTACCCAGCAGGAGATTGTCTGGCAGCGGTTCGTCACTCGACCTGAATGGTATAGACATGGCTTACACCTCCCATGGCGGACGGCGGCAGACCGTTTGCCAAACTGGCTGTTCCAAAATATCCATAAGGTCTTCAGCCATTCTCCGCAAGCCGGCGTAACCCGAATACGTCTTCCGGCGATCTTCATCAATATCCAGAAACGGTATTTTCTCTTTCAAAGGCACATAGGCGCTGCGTCCGCTGACGATCATCAGATCAGCCTGCCGTGACTCGTACAGCTTAAGCATGCTTTTTTCATCAATTTCCGTTAGGATCAGCGTATCCTCTTTGATTCTCTCCTTGATTCGCGATACATCTTCCCTCGCATTCGAATGGGTGCCTATAGCCGTAATCCGCAGACCGAGCTCATGCAGCGCAGAGATATACAACCAGCTCTCTGACCCTTCCGTAAAGAGCATGACTTTTTTCCCCTTCAGTGGTTTGCAGGTCAAAGATATTTCCTTGCGAAGCCGCGCCTCCTCCTTGCGCATATACCGTTGAAGCCTGTCATCCAGCTCTGCATTCTGAAAATAATACGCCAGCTGACGCAGAGAGAACCGGATTTCATTGGACCCGAAGAAAGATCCCTCACAAAAAGGTATATCGAACGTATCCCTCATGTGCCGGGCCAAATTCAGCATCGACCTTCCGCCTACAAGCATATTGACCTTTGCAAGATGTGCCGCACGCAGTTCATCAAAGGAACAATCTCCCCCGATTCGCGTCATTACACGGATTCCCGCCTCGGACAGCAAGCCTTCAATTTCCTTCATCTCTTGCGCAAACGGATACCCGCCGATTAAATTGATATCAAACGGAGTACATTCTTGGACTTCAACGTCTGCCGCACCGATCACCTTCTTGAATAAGGCTTCCCCCGCATATCGGTTCCCTATGTTCGGCCCCCCGGATAATCCCGGATTATCAACGGCGATGACTGGAATCCCCCATGTCTTCTCCGCCTGTTCACACACAGCATTTAAATTCTCCATAGCAAAAACAGTAGAGCAGGTTGCATATACAAAAATACAGGGAGGATGGTGCCTCCTGATGATTTGGCCAATCATTTGCAGAAGTTTCTTCTCACTGCCGAGCGTGATATTTTCCTCCGTCATTCCCATGGAAAACACAAGCTTGGACAAAGATGCGCCAGGCGACTGGGCCTTCAGCATTCCCCAACCGTTCTGGAGGCAGCTTGCCGTGCCATGAACCAGATGCGCCGTATCCAAGATCGGCATCAATACCGACTGTGAGCCCTGAAAAGCGCAGGGTTGTGTCCGCTCCCCGGGTTTGGGACTGGAGCAGCCCATTTTATCCGGGCAATGATTGTGCTCGCAAGCAGGTTCAACAAATAAGCCGGAATGATGCATCAGATAACCTCCAATCACACAGTTTATATCTATTTATATTTAAACATAATTAATCCTCATCATTTATAACATTTTTCATTTATTTAGCATTCATCAGTTTCAAAAAAAAGAAAAAAATAAATAGGCTCATAAGATCGCTAAAGCAATCTTATGAGCCTATTTGAATGATGCCGGTGAGAGGACTCGAACCTCCACGGTTTCCCTCACGATTTTGAGTCGCGCGCGTCTGCCAGTTCCGCCACACCTCCCGTCACATAAGGGTTTTAACGCTGTTGTACCGCGTATTATTCGGTTTTAATCGTACAACTACGGTCAATCATCCGGTCAATCAACGATAATCTAATCGTATGCGCCTCCGGGTCGTGCGCACCTCAACGTACTGATAAGTATAACTCGGACGCACCCGCAGCGCAAAGGTTGTTCGCTTGATAAACGCCCGTCTCTACGTTATAATACGAACATATATTCGCTATTATCGGAGGCTTGCGATATGAAAACACCGACCTCAATCACGGAAGAAGACCGGGCGCTAATCAAACCGTACGTAATCCTTCCGCTCGTCCTTCACGCATTCGAACGCGACACTCGCGTTTTCCTCAATCTACGCTCACCCGATCCGTACGTCGACTGGATACATGCGGCCCGTGAACGTCTGTGCCACGAGACACGTCTGACCCGCTACGAAGCTTTGAAGCGCGGGCTTAATATATACAAGAACGAACGGACGGGCAGTGGCATTGTCGTGAAGTTCCATTATCGAGGCAGCGGCGGGGAAATGACGTTAGAAAACAGGGAGATCGCGGAGATTGCGGTATCTCTTATGCGGAAGTACCTGACGTTCGAGTTACCAAACTAAAATACGGCCTGTTTCGTCCCCTCGTGCGCTAATCTTGAACCGGGGCGTTGGAGATCGCGCGTGTTCGTTGGCTGGCGGTATGATAGCGAGTATCTTACGCCGGTCAGTCTATCGGCATGAGCTGGAAATATCATTGACACTGAAACAGCGTATCTCCGTATAATATTAGAAACATTGTAAAACTAAAGGAGATAACAATGAAACGTAGTATGTTCGTGCTCATTTTTTTCCTTCTCTTGGCCGGTTGTGGACACGTCACAGAACAAACGTCACCAACGCCCAGCCATTCGCCGAAACCGATTGTAGTGCCATCCCCGTCGCCATCTCCAGAACCTTCCCTCCCACCTGACGAGTTATTCCGTAGCGCTAAAACAGAACTTAACGAAGGCCGACCGTTGACTGCTCGGAAAATGTTTTATCAGATATTAAATAACTATCCAGAGACGAAAGAGGCCAAAGAGGCAAAGTCGGCCATTGAGTTTATAGAAGGAGTCAGCGCTGAGGAAAAGGCGCAGAAATTAGCTATCAGACAAGGCAACTTTCCACCAACTCCTTCCCCCACTCCTGCGGACGCACAGCCGACAGATACAAGCGACTGGATACCAGTAGACGACAACGCAAAAATGACAATGGCCGACTTTTTAAGTATTAAGGAAGGGATGCGGCTATATGACGTGGTGAAAATAGTAGGCGGCACGGGCGAACTTCTATCGGAAGGATACGGGACAGAGATATACTCTTATGAAGGCGTAGGTGATTTAGGGGCTAACGCAATAATTACATATACGGACGGTAAGGTCGTTTCAAAAGCGCAGTACGGACTTAAATAAAAATACAGGAATCTGTGCATGAGTAGTACCTTCAAAAGTTAGTCTCGACTTTAAATTCATAACATATGCGATCTGTTTGTTTGAAAATCACTTTTACTAGGAGAGGCGATAATGGATCAGAAAATTACCGCATTGATAGCTGCACACCTATATGACGATGCCTTCTACAAAACTACAGGAATTAATCCTATTATTAATTATTCAGAGGTTCTACAAAAACATGGGGAAAAAATTTTAGAATCGTTAAATAAGCATTTACAAGACGGCCTCGTACTGTTTGACAGCTCATTACAACTGATTGAAACTATCTATAAAACCTTCGAGTCAGATGCAAAATCAAACCACGAGAACATAACCTTCCTCGTACTTAGCTCCAAGATATTTTCACTAATGCTAGGTATGAGGAGTGTGTTATTTTCAGGCTCATCCGATTCGTATAAGTGTTTATTACGCCCGCTTTTAGAATCTTTTGATACTTTTTATACTAGCCTTATCAATCCCGATTTTTCAAAAGAATATGGAAATACTACCGAAGTTTATGACAATAACGATTTTTGGTACAGAAAGGGCAAAGGCAATAAGATTAGAAAGTATATCCATCAACTTTACAGAGTATTAGGCGCAGACGATGAGTTTGTAGCGGAATTTGATAACAGACGTGAGTATCAACAGAGATTCCTATCTGAATCACTGCATTCATCGTTTAATGCTGCCTTTTCTACACACTTCACCTTCAATTTAGACGGAGAACTTAAGCATATGTACGGGGATGTTTCTATAGCATACCCTGCACTGCTTCTAGAGACCATAGATGAGATCAGTAATTTTGGCTATATTTTGAATGCTCTATGTCAAGATGATGAGTTGTTAAGTCTTTCGTTTATCCAAAGTTTTAGGGAAAATGTTTTATTTAATTATTACTGTGATAGATTTGCTCTTCTTTACCAAACTTACCGACCACAGCTAGCAGAACTAAAAGAAAATACCAACGCAATTTTTAGAGATATGGCGAATGAACTTAATAATACCTCTTCGTAACTAACAATAAACGAAAAAAAGCGCAGCCCTAACGGAACCCTATCCGCTAAGACTGCACTTTTATTCCCTACGTTTTACTTCGCATCCTCCGCCGGGAACGTTTTATATATCCCGACGCCAATCACCGCATACGTTACGATATCGACGGCCGCCTGGTACACGCCAGCTTCCGGGGCCGCCCCGTACTTAACGAGGAGTTGATACGTCAGGCCCGCCACCGCTGCGATAAATACCGGATTGAGTAAACGTTTCTTCATTATATTACGCTCCCTTCTTTACGAACATGCCGGCGCGATCCAGCAGCGTCACCAACCGGTAGAAATCGTAGCTACCGTCCGCAGTCGTATCGATAAAGCCCGCTTTCTTCGCGTTCTCACACGCGGGCAGAGCCCACGTAGGAATAGCGCCCATCTTCGCGCGGGCTTCGAGCGTTTCAATCCGTTTAGTCTGCGTCTCTACCGTTTCTTGCAGCGCCTTAAATTGCTCCGCGATCTTCGCCTTTTCTTCCGTGGTCATTTCGTCATCTTCTCCTTCGGTTTCTTTGAGCGCCTTAACCCGCGCTAGGGCCGCGTCAAGCTGCGCCTGTGTCGGTCGTTTGCCGGCGCGATAATCTGCGGTCGACAGTCCGAATGTCATTTCGAAGTGCGGCAGGTCCGTAAACGAACGCCAGTCTCCGCCCCAATCCCATCCGAGGCGCTTTGCCTGCGCAACAACTTCGCCCCAGTCCGCCAGTCCGTCGCAGTCTCCGTCGCGCTTCGTGTCCCAACTTACGCCGCCGTCCGGAAGCAGCAGCGCGAAGTCGATCGCAACTCCGAAGTTGTGGTACGAATAGCCGCCGCGCGCATTGGTTACGATCTGGCCGCGCGTTGTCCGCCCCTGCGCATAGAGTGCGTTTTGTTCGTCGATTGTCCGTAGGCCCTGCGTGATTACGATAGGCACTCCGCACGCGTACGCAAAGTCAATCAGCGCCTCGGCTGCCGCCCGGTCAGCGCAAAGAAGCCCGCTCAACTTACTAGCGGACTTGGCGCGTACTTGTTCGAGTGTTAATTTATCGCCCATTTTACGCAGCATCCTTTCCGTTCAAATTCGCTTTGATATCGTGAACATCCAGCGCCAGGCTTTCGTATTGGCCGGCCAGCG encodes:
- the nifH gene encoding nitrogenase iron protein, whose protein sequence is MSKKPRQIAFYGKGGIGKSTTSQNTLAQLATTFGQKIMIVGCDPKADSTRLILNTKAQQTVLHLAAEMGSVEDLELEDVVSTGFGDILCVESGGPEPGVGCAGRGIITSINFLEEQGAYDGMDFISYDVLGDVVCGGFAMPIRENKAQEIYIVCSGEMMAMYAANNIARGILKYAQSGGVRLGGLICNSRNTDREDELIMELARRLNTQMIHFVPRDNVVQHAELRRMTVTQYNPEHNQANEYKQLADKILHNEMLTIPTPIEMDELEQLLIEFGVVEDEETAIKKLEEKEAAANA
- a CDS encoding NifB/NifX family molybdenum-iron cluster-binding protein, translated to METIDAADESSRQTAKKQQADEGQTPKTAELPASEPAAIRIAVATRGGGKVNVHFGHASEFWIYDVFGQETKQLEVRQVEAYCTGRIECSSPDDKKKIFDHTAAMLGDCQVLLCSGIGDSPRRKLLQKGIVALSGKGGIEELLLESVEFYKDLGI
- a CDS encoding nitrogenase component 1: MSIPFRSSDEPLPDNLLLGNQTIGGVLALQGIYRSLPLLHGGSGCAEAIRTVMSRHFREPVSIQNISIQDADVILGGNNAVCEALQHAIAGDNPDVIAIIGTSLTVAAREDLEEITKRYLDENLQAFEDKLLLTLSLPDGEGSMESGYAQVVQSVIEEILRSRPKALPKKHRNRINLLPGPHLTPGDVMELKEIIASFGMEVIVLPDLSSSLTGHLLTGHTSLSRGGVPLDYLKEMLGSGFTVAVGRCMEPSAKLLRKELNIPYRVFQGITGLQETDEFFQFLLELSGNEVQVKYRWQRQFLLDCMLDTCSTFRGKRIVAALEADHLRSLSQWLSEVGVKSFEPVFSSPLSAQIHDRRILEQEPVQAADLWVGSSYSESMAEEWGIPFIPFGFPVFNRFGSSFQVSVGYRGTAELLNYFGNVLLNGREIIR
- a CDS encoding nitrogenase component 1, producing the protein MHHSGLFVEPACEHNHCPDKMGCSSPKPGERTQPCAFQGSQSVLMPILDTAHLVHGTASCLQNGWGMLKAQSPGASLSKLVFSMGMTEENITLGSEKKLLQMIGQIIRRHHPPCIFVYATCSTVFAMENLNAVCEQAEKTWGIPVIAVDNPGLSGGPNIGNRYAGEALFKKVIGAADVEVQECTPFDINLIGGYPFAQEMKEIEGLLSEAGIRVMTRIGGDCSFDELRAAHLAKVNMLVGGRSMLNLARHMRDTFDIPFCEGSFFGSNEIRFSLRQLAYYFQNAELDDRLQRYMRKEEARLRKEISLTCKPLKGKKVMLFTEGSESWLYISALHELGLRITAIGTHSNAREDVSRIKERIKEDTLILTEIDEKSMLKLYESRQADLMIVSGRSAYVPLKEKIPFLDIDEDRRKTYSGYAGLRRMAEDLMDILEQPVWQTVCRRPPWEV
- a CDS encoding M15 family metallopeptidase codes for the protein MGDKLTLEQVRAKSASKLSGLLCADRAAAEALIDFAYACGVPIVITQGLRTIDEQNALYAQGRTTRGQIVTNARGGYSYHNFGVAIDFALLLPDGGVSWDTKRDGDCDGLADWGEVVAQAKRLGWDWGGDWRSFTDLPHFEMTFGLSTADYRAGKRPTQAQLDAALARVKALKETEGEDDEMTTEEKAKIAEQFKALQETVETQTKRIETLEARAKMGAIPTWALPACENAKKAGFIDTTADGSYDFYRLVTLLDRAGMFVKKGA